The Polyangium aurulentum genomic interval GATAGATCCCGAGCAACTGCTCTCGGTGCTCGACGACGCCTCCGCGCTCGTCGACAGCGGCGGGCGCGTGCTCCGGCAGAACTCGCGCATGACGCGCCTGCTCGCCTCGGAGGAGGGCGCGCGCCTGCTGCCATTCGTGCAGCGCGACGGCGCCCCGAGGCTTTCGGAGGTCGCGCCCCTCCTCGAGCCGGCGCGCAGCGCGGCGCAGGGGATCGCGAAGGTGCTCGAGGGCGCCAAGGGGCGCCTCGAGATGGAGCTCGGTACCGAGGGCTCGTCCTTGCTCGCAATCCCCTGCACCGTGCGCGGCGCCCGCGGCGCGCTCGTGCGCGTTCGCCTGCGCTCGGCCGAGGAGGAGCACCGCCTGCGCTGCGCCGAGGTCGTGCAGACGATGCAGCTCGGCCTGCACATCCTCAGGCTCGAGGATCCCGAGGACGACAGCTCGCTGCGGTATGTCTATGGCAATCCCGCGTCGGAGGCGATCACGCGCTCCCCCATCAGCGTCTTCGTCGGCAGGCTGCTCGACGAGGTGGCGGCGGGGCCGCGCGAGAACGGCCTGCCCGAGCGTTACACGCAGGTGATCCGCGAAAAGAAGACGCTCGATTTCGAATACACGTGGGAGGACGGTCGCATCGACAAGACGACCACCTACGCCATGAAGGCATTCCCGCTCGGCGGCCAGCACGTGGGCGTCATCTTCGAGAACATCACCCAGCGCAAGGAGTTGGAGGAGTCGCTGCGGAGCACGTCGCAATTCCTCGACAACATCCTCGACAACATCCCCCTGATGGTCTTCATCAAGGACGCGCGGAACCTGAGCTACCTGCACATGAACAGCGTCGCGGAGCAGGCGATTGGAATGCCCGAGAGCCAGTGGCTCGGCCGGACGGATCACGAGATCTTCCCGAAAGAATCCGCCGAAAGGCTCGTCGCCATCGACCGCGAGGTCCTCTCGGGACGCGAGATCGCCGATTTCCCCGATGAGCAAATGCACATGCTCGGCAAGC includes:
- a CDS encoding PAS domain-containing protein, whose protein sequence is MANQEGSTDGFSIDPEQLLSVLDDASALVDSGGRVLRQNSRMTRLLASEEGARLLPFVQRDGAPRLSEVAPLLEPARSAAQGIAKVLEGAKGRLEMELGTEGSSLLAIPCTVRGARGALVRVRLRSAEEEHRLRCAEVVQTMQLGLHILRLEDPEDDSSLRYVYGNPASEAITRSPISVFVGRLLDEVAAGPRENGLPERYTQVIREKKTLDFEYTWEDGRIDKTTTYAMKAFPLGGQHVGVIFENITQRKELEESLRSTSQFLDNILDNIPLMVFIKDARNLSYLHMNSVAEQAIGMPESQWLGRTDHEIFPKESAERLVAIDREVLSGREIADFPDEQMHMLGKPTRLLHTRKIPIYGEDGQPQFLIGLSEDITERRVVEEAKRRELVLLETQERLMELVRQLSTPLLPLQQGVLVAPLVGQMDEARGAQFMEALLAGVQQHQAEMVLIDITGVPAIDATVAEQLLRATRAAGLLGTTCALVGLSPEVARTMVELGVDFSGLVTYADLRAGMAAALRQRRLSTSGARQPGPKPSR